From a single Pseudomonas cremoricolorata genomic region:
- a CDS encoding AEC family transporter: MLELLIQTLNITAPVFAMLFLGVLLKRIGLIDDAFNRVASNLVFNVCMPALLFLGIYHADLSSAVQPGLIVYFTVATLIGFGLSWWLAIRRCAYADRGIYTQGSFRGNNGIIGLALAASLYGDHGISLGALLAGLVILLYNTLSAVVLAVYSRELKSDPLSIAKSVLSNPLILSVLLATALAYGEVALPNWLLTSGDYLAQMSLPLALICIGGTLSLPALRDSGKVALEVSLLKMLWLPLLGTLGAWLCGFRGAELGILFLYFGSPTAAASYVMARAAQGNHQLAASIIVITTLMAAITTNIGIFVLQWGGWI; the protein is encoded by the coding sequence ATGCTCGAGCTGCTGATCCAGACCCTGAACATCACGGCACCTGTGTTCGCCATGCTGTTTCTCGGCGTACTGCTCAAGCGTATCGGGTTGATCGACGATGCCTTCAATCGGGTGGCCTCGAACCTGGTGTTCAACGTGTGCATGCCGGCGCTGCTGTTCCTCGGCATCTACCATGCCGACCTGTCCAGCGCTGTGCAGCCAGGCCTGATCGTTTACTTCACCGTGGCCACGCTGATCGGTTTCGGTCTGTCGTGGTGGCTGGCGATCCGTCGCTGTGCGTATGCCGATCGTGGCATCTATACCCAGGGCAGCTTTCGCGGTAACAACGGCATCATCGGCCTGGCGCTGGCGGCGAGCCTGTATGGCGACCACGGCATTTCCCTCGGCGCGTTGCTCGCCGGCCTGGTGATCCTGCTCTACAACACGCTCTCGGCGGTGGTGCTGGCGGTGTATAGCCGCGAGCTCAAGTCCGACCCATTGAGCATCGCCAAGAGCGTGCTGAGCAATCCGCTGATCCTCAGTGTGCTGCTGGCCACCGCGCTGGCCTACGGCGAGGTAGCGTTGCCCAACTGGCTGCTGACCTCCGGCGACTACCTGGCGCAGATGAGCCTGCCGCTGGCGCTGATCTGCATCGGCGGCACGCTGTCGCTGCCGGCGCTGCGCGACAGCGGCAAGGTGGCCTTGGAGGTCAGCTTGTTGAAAATGCTCTGGCTACCGCTGCTGGGCACCCTGGGGGCCTGGCTGTGCGGGTTCCGCGGCGCCGAGCTGGGCATTCTGTTCCTGTATTTCGGCAGCCCCACCGCAGCGGCCAGCTATGTCATGGCCCGTGCAGCCCAGGGCAACCACCAGTTGGCGGCCTCGATCATCGTCATCACCACGCTGATGGCCGCCATCACCACCAATATCGGCATTTTCGTCTTGCAGTGGGGCGGATGGATCTAG
- a CDS encoding response regulator transcription factor, whose translation MSDEIQVDGEELPHLLLVDDDATFTRVMARAMSRRGFRVSTAASAEEGYELAKRDLPDYATLDLKMEGDSGLVLLPKLLELDAEMRVVVLTGYSSIATAVEAIKRGACNYLCKPADADDVLAALLSEHANLDTLVPENPMSVDRLQWEHIQRVLTEHEGNISATARALGMHRRTLQRKLQKRPVRR comes from the coding sequence ATGAGCGATGAAATCCAGGTTGACGGCGAAGAGCTGCCCCACCTGCTGCTGGTAGATGACGACGCCACCTTTACCCGAGTCATGGCCCGGGCCATGAGCCGCCGCGGCTTTCGCGTCAGCACCGCAGCCTCCGCGGAAGAAGGCTACGAGCTGGCCAAGCGCGACCTGCCCGACTACGCCACCCTCGACCTGAAGATGGAAGGCGATTCGGGCCTGGTGCTGTTGCCCAAGCTGCTGGAGCTCGATGCGGAAATGCGCGTGGTAGTGCTGACCGGCTATTCGAGCATCGCCACCGCGGTCGAGGCGATCAAGCGCGGTGCCTGCAACTACCTGTGCAAACCGGCCGACGCCGACGACGTGCTGGCGGCACTGCTGTCCGAGCATGCCAACCTCGACACCCTGGTGCCGGAAAACCCGATGTCGGTCGACCGCTTGCAGTGGGAACACATCCAACGCGTGCTGACCGAGCACGAGGGCAATATTTCCGCCACCGCGCGGGCGCTGGGCATGCACCGGCGGACCCTGCAGCGCAAGTTGCAGAAGCGCCCGGTGCGGCGCTAA
- a CDS encoding ATP-binding protein has translation MLAAVHPLSATRQNLWRLTVIRVLVLAAQAGSVGVAYWTELLPLPWLSLALTLALSSLLCAFTALRLRLSLPVTELEYALQLACDLLIHSALLYYSGGSTNPFVSYYLVPLAIAAVTLPWLYSLVLSGIALAAYSLLLVQFYPLEDLPMARDKMQVYGMWLSIALAAAVITFFAARMAEELRRAEQMRAERREDSLRDEQLLAVATQAAGAAHELGTPLATMSVLLNEMRQDHRDPQLQEDLAVLQDQVQSCKHSLQQLVRAAEANRRMDIVEQDVTAWLDEALNRWHLMRPETSYRFQRLRDGEVPRLAPPPDLTQALLNLLNNAADACPDDLQVYLDWNEQDILISIRDHGPGVPPAIAEAIGKPFITTKGKGFGLGLFLSKASVTRAGGSVKLYSHDQGGTLTELRLPYGTRGEQ, from the coding sequence ATGCTCGCCGCCGTACATCCGTTGTCCGCTACCCGTCAGAACCTCTGGCGCCTGACCGTCATTCGGGTGCTGGTGCTGGCCGCCCAGGCCGGGTCAGTGGGCGTCGCCTACTGGACCGAACTGCTGCCATTACCCTGGCTGTCGCTGGCCCTGACCCTGGCGCTGTCGTCATTGCTGTGCGCTTTCACCGCCTTGCGTCTGCGCCTGTCGCTGCCGGTCACCGAACTCGAATACGCGTTACAGCTGGCCTGCGACCTGTTGATCCACAGTGCGCTGCTGTATTACTCGGGCGGTTCGACCAACCCGTTCGTTTCCTATTACCTGGTGCCGCTGGCGATCGCTGCGGTGACTTTGCCGTGGCTGTATTCACTGGTGCTCTCGGGCATCGCCCTGGCGGCCTACAGCCTGCTGCTGGTGCAGTTCTACCCCCTCGAAGACCTGCCCATGGCGCGGGACAAGATGCAGGTCTACGGCATGTGGCTGAGCATCGCCCTGGCCGCTGCGGTGATCACCTTCTTCGCTGCGCGCATGGCCGAGGAACTGCGCCGTGCCGAGCAGATGCGTGCAGAGCGCCGCGAAGACAGCCTGCGCGACGAGCAACTGCTGGCCGTCGCCACCCAGGCCGCCGGGGCTGCCCACGAGCTGGGTACGCCACTGGCGACCATGAGCGTGCTGCTCAATGAAATGCGCCAGGACCACCGCGACCCGCAACTGCAGGAAGACCTCGCCGTGCTGCAGGACCAGGTGCAGTCGTGCAAACACAGCCTGCAGCAGCTGGTGCGCGCTGCCGAGGCCAACCGGCGCATGGACATCGTCGAGCAGGACGTCACCGCCTGGCTCGACGAGGCGCTCAACCGCTGGCACCTGATGCGCCCGGAAACCAGCTACCGCTTCCAGCGTTTGCGCGATGGTGAAGTGCCAAGGCTGGCGCCGCCGCCCGACCTCACCCAGGCCTTGCTCAACCTGTTGAACAATGCCGCCGATGCCTGTCCGGACGACCTGCAGGTCTACCTCGACTGGAACGAGCAGGACATCCTGATCAGCATCCGCGACCATGGTCCGGGCGTGCCGCCGGCCATCGCCGAGGCCATTGGCAAACCCTTCATAACCACCAAGGGCAAAGGCTTCGGCCTTGGCCTGTTCCTGAGCAAGGCCAGCGTGACGCGTGCCGGCGGCTCGGTGAAACTCTATAGTCATGACCAGGGCGGCACCCTGACCGAACTGCGCCTGCCCTACGGCACGCGAGGAGAGCAATGA
- a CDS encoding SIMPL domain-containing protein (The SIMPL domain is named for its presence in mouse protein SIMPL (signalling molecule that associates with mouse pelle-like kinase). Bacterial member BP26, from Brucella, was shown to assemble into a channel-like structure, while YggE from E. coli has been associated with resistance to oxidative stress.) produces MHMPRRSTAVIITCGLLASLPALAADEPRYNQVSLRAEVSKEVARDLMVVTLYSEAQNTDPGKLAKQITETMNKAVQQAREVKDVKISQGSRNSYPVYDSKGQKISGWRERAELRLESADFPALSKLTGELLQDLKMGGMDFSIAPATRKTSEDELLKEAVNAFKARAQLATEALGGSGYKVVNLNLNSSGYPRPYLRSAPMAMKAMSDEAAPAPDIEAGTSEVTLNADGLIEVQMP; encoded by the coding sequence ATGCACATGCCCCGTCGCAGCACCGCTGTGATTATCACCTGCGGCCTGCTGGCCAGCCTGCCCGCGCTGGCCGCGGACGAACCGCGCTACAACCAGGTATCGCTGCGCGCCGAAGTGAGCAAGGAAGTCGCCCGCGACCTGATGGTCGTGACGTTGTACAGCGAAGCGCAGAACACCGACCCCGGCAAACTCGCCAAGCAGATCACCGAGACCATGAACAAGGCCGTGCAACAGGCCCGTGAGGTCAAGGACGTGAAGATCAGCCAGGGCAGCCGCAACAGCTACCCGGTCTATGACAGCAAGGGGCAGAAGATCAGCGGCTGGCGCGAACGCGCTGAACTGCGCCTGGAAAGCGCCGACTTCCCGGCCCTGTCCAAGCTCACCGGCGAGCTGCTGCAAGACCTGAAGATGGGCGGCATGGACTTCTCCATCGCCCCGGCCACGCGCAAGACCAGCGAAGACGAACTGCTCAAGGAAGCGGTCAACGCCTTCAAGGCCCGTGCCCAGCTGGCCACCGAGGCGCTCGGTGGGTCGGGCTACAAGGTGGTCAACCTCAACCTCAACAGCAGCGGCTACCCGCGCCCCTACCTGCGCAGCGCACCCATGGCGATGAAAGCCATGAGCGACGAAGCGGCGCCAGCACCTGACATTGAGGCCGGCACCAGCGAAGTGACGCTCAATGCAGACGGTCTGATCGAAGTGCAGATGCCCTGA
- a CDS encoding ABC transporter substrate-binding protein, producing MLKHAVIPLALATGFLIASPSAVAASNLVFCSEGSPAGFDPGQYTTGTDFDASAEPLFNRLTQFERGGTQVIPGLASRWEVSNDGKTYTFHLREGVKFHRTDYFTPSREFQADDVLFTFNRMLDAQHPFREAYPSEFPYFTDMGMDKNIARVEKLDEHTVRFTLNQIDAAFIQNLAMSFASIHSAEYAEQLLKQGAAADINQKPIGTGPFVFSRYQKDAVIRFKGNQDYWKPDDVKLDSLIFTITTDPSVRIQKLRKNECQITLFPRPADLQALKQDPNLQMPEQAGYNLGYIAYNVMDTLKGSDQPNPMAQLKVRQALDMSVNKQQIIDSVYQGAGQLAVNAMPPTQWSYDTSIKDVPFDPIKAKALLKEAGIKEGTHISLWAMPVQRPYNPNARLMAQMLQADWAKIGIKADIVSYEWGEYIKRSKGGENGAMLIGWSGDNGDPDNWLGTLFGCDSLAGNNFSKWCYKPYDDLIKQAKATSDQAQRSALYQQAQRILKEQVPMTPIAHSTVYQPMRKSVQGFKISPFGLNSFYGVSVNE from the coding sequence ATGCTCAAACATGCAGTCATCCCGCTCGCGCTCGCCACAGGCTTTCTGATCGCCAGCCCGAGCGCCGTCGCAGCCTCCAACCTGGTGTTCTGTTCCGAGGGCAGCCCGGCCGGTTTCGACCCGGGCCAGTACACCACCGGGACCGATTTCGATGCCTCGGCCGAACCGCTGTTCAACCGCCTGACCCAGTTCGAACGCGGTGGCACCCAGGTGATACCGGGCCTGGCCAGCCGCTGGGAGGTGTCCAACGACGGCAAGACCTACACGTTTCACTTGCGTGAAGGGGTGAAGTTCCACCGCACCGACTACTTCACCCCCAGCCGCGAATTTCAGGCCGATGACGTGTTGTTCACGTTCAACCGCATGCTCGACGCCCAGCACCCGTTCCGCGAGGCATACCCCAGCGAGTTCCCCTACTTCACCGACATGGGCATGGACAAGAACATCGCCCGTGTGGAGAAGCTCGACGAGCACACCGTGCGCTTCACCCTCAACCAGATCGACGCCGCCTTCATCCAGAACCTGGCAATGAGCTTTGCCTCGATTCATTCGGCCGAATACGCCGAGCAATTGCTCAAGCAGGGCGCTGCGGCAGACATCAACCAGAAGCCGATCGGCACCGGCCCGTTCGTCTTCAGCCGCTATCAGAAGGACGCAGTGATTCGCTTCAAGGGCAATCAGGACTATTGGAAGCCCGATGACGTCAAGCTCGACAGCCTGATCTTCACCATCACCACCGACCCCTCGGTGCGCATCCAGAAGCTGCGCAAGAACGAATGCCAGATAACCCTGTTCCCCCGCCCAGCCGACCTCCAGGCGCTGAAGCAAGACCCCAACCTGCAGATGCCCGAACAGGCCGGCTACAACCTTGGCTACATCGCCTACAACGTGATGGACACCCTCAAAGGCAGCGATCAGCCCAACCCCATGGCCCAGCTCAAGGTGCGTCAGGCACTGGACATGTCGGTGAACAAGCAGCAGATCATCGACTCGGTGTACCAGGGTGCCGGGCAACTGGCGGTCAATGCCATGCCGCCGACCCAGTGGTCGTACGACACCAGCATCAAGGACGTGCCCTTCGACCCGATCAAGGCCAAGGCGCTGCTCAAGGAGGCCGGTATCAAGGAAGGCACCCACATCAGCCTGTGGGCCATGCCGGTGCAGCGCCCGTACAACCCCAACGCCCGGCTCATGGCGCAGATGCTCCAGGCCGACTGGGCCAAGATCGGCATCAAGGCCGATATCGTCAGCTATGAGTGGGGCGAGTACATCAAGCGCTCCAAGGGTGGCGAGAACGGCGCCATGCTGATCGGCTGGAGTGGCGACAACGGTGACCCGGACAACTGGCTCGGCACCCTGTTCGGCTGCGACTCGCTGGCCGGCAACAACTTCTCCAAGTGGTGCTACAAGCCCTACGACGACCTCATCAAGCAGGCCAAGGCCACCTCCGACCAGGCCCAGCGCAGTGCGCTCTACCAGCAGGCCCAGCGCATCCTCAAGGAACAGGTGCCGATGACGCCCATCGCCCACTCAACGGTGTACCAGCCCATGAGGAAATCGGTGCAGGGCTTCAAGATCAGCCCGTTCGGCCTCAACTCGTTCTACGGCGTCAGCGTCAACGAGTAG
- a CDS encoding ABC transporter substrate-binding protein — MRLILLCALLGAGLLSHSAAALANSLVFCSEGSPAGFDTAQFTSATDNDASAPLYNRLVEFERGGTAVQPALATHWEVSDDGLRYTFHLREGVRFHSNATFTPTRDFNADDVLFSVRRMLDKQHPFRLAYPTEFPYFVSMGLDRNILAVDSTDPLTVTFTLAQVDAAFIQNLAMSFASILSAEYAEQLLSEGSPADINLKPIGTGPFVFQRYQKDAQIRYRGNREYWAPEQVRLDTLVFSINVDPSVRVQKLRRNECQVTLNPRPADLPQLKTEPALQVLQQAGFNLGYIAYNTQRAPFDQLKVRQALDMAVNKAAILQAVYGEAGQLAVNAMPPTQWSYDATIKDAPFDPAKAKALLTEAGVEPGHEITLWAMPVQRPYNPNAKLMAQMLQADWQAIGFNVRIVSYEWGEYLKRLKNGEHDIALVGWTGDNGDPDNWLGTLYSCAAIGSNNYARWCDGEYDQWVEQARRITDPAQRTALYQRAQQRLKQQVPITPVAHSTVNQPIRRTVLDFQVSPFGRNTFSGVSTE; from the coding sequence ATGCGTTTGATTCTGCTATGCGCCTTACTGGGCGCAGGCCTGCTCAGCCACAGCGCCGCAGCGCTGGCCAACAGCCTGGTGTTCTGCTCCGAGGGCAGCCCCGCAGGCTTCGACACGGCACAATTCACCAGCGCCACCGACAACGACGCCAGCGCGCCGCTGTACAACCGCCTGGTGGAGTTCGAACGCGGCGGCACCGCCGTGCAACCGGCCCTGGCTACCCACTGGGAGGTGTCGGACGATGGCCTGCGCTACACCTTCCACCTGCGTGAAGGCGTCAGGTTCCACAGTAACGCCACCTTCACCCCGACCCGTGACTTCAACGCCGACGATGTGCTGTTCAGCGTGCGCCGTATGCTCGACAAGCAGCACCCGTTCCGTCTGGCCTACCCGACCGAGTTCCCCTACTTCGTCAGCATGGGCCTGGACCGCAACATCCTTGCCGTCGACTCCACCGACCCACTGACCGTCACCTTCACCCTGGCCCAGGTCGATGCAGCGTTCATCCAGAACCTGGCGATGAGCTTTGCCTCGATCCTCTCGGCCGAATATGCCGAGCAGCTGCTGAGCGAGGGCAGCCCCGCCGACATCAACCTCAAACCGATCGGCACCGGGCCGTTCGTGTTCCAGCGCTACCAGAAGGACGCGCAGATTCGCTACCGCGGCAACCGCGAGTACTGGGCACCCGAGCAGGTCCGACTCGACACTCTGGTGTTCTCGATCAACGTCGATCCCTCGGTGCGGGTGCAGAAGCTGCGCCGCAACGAGTGTCAGGTCACCCTCAACCCGCGCCCCGCCGACCTGCCGCAGCTCAAGACCGAACCGGCGCTGCAGGTGCTGCAGCAAGCCGGCTTCAACCTGGGCTACATCGCCTACAACACCCAGCGCGCGCCGTTCGACCAGCTCAAGGTGCGCCAGGCGCTGGACATGGCGGTGAACAAGGCGGCGATCCTGCAGGCGGTGTATGGCGAGGCTGGGCAACTGGCGGTCAACGCCATGCCGCCGACCCAATGGTCGTACGATGCCACCATCAAGGATGCGCCGTTCGATCCGGCCAAGGCCAAGGCCCTGCTTACCGAAGCTGGAGTCGAGCCGGGGCATGAAATCACCCTGTGGGCGATGCCGGTGCAGCGCCCTTACAACCCCAACGCCAAACTCATGGCACAGATGCTCCAGGCCGACTGGCAGGCCATCGGCTTCAACGTGCGGATCGTCAGCTATGAATGGGGCGAGTACCTCAAACGCCTGAAGAATGGCGAGCACGATATCGCCCTGGTCGGCTGGACCGGCGACAACGGCGACCCGGACAACTGGCTCGGCACGCTGTACAGCTGCGCCGCCATTGGCAGCAACAACTACGCCCGCTGGTGCGACGGCGAATACGACCAATGGGTCGAGCAGGCCCGGCGGATCACCGACCCGGCCCAACGCACAGCGTTGTACCAGCGTGCGCAGCAGCGCCTGAAACAGCAGGTGCCGATCACTCCAGTGGCGCATTCCACCGTCAATCAGCCGATTCGCCGCACGGTGCTCGATTTCCAGGTCAGCCCGTTCGGCCGCAACACCTTCTCCGGCGTCAGTACCGAATAA
- a CDS encoding OprD family porin: MKTANTALALALCTFIPLAHAEPISQEPLSVQLASGSAQAEAPGFIAGQSVSGSTRNWYGREHSTRGPLWRYYKADGTRHDSHSRENWVQGTLLNYSSGFTQGTVGFALEAAGYHALALQQGRSRVAGPNNRTLTHSDGDVIAQWSKLGLANLKARVSNTTLTAGRHSVDTPVIAYIGNRALPSSFQGVSVNSAEFDNLTFDAGTFDRVSPRTEQSLSKFRSEYGAAGVETDRVNMFGLNYQPLKSLTTSLYAANVEDFWNQYYFGASHSLGDSDVLSLATGLNYYKTVDSGRQKLGEIDNDAYSLSLGLTHQAHTFSVAWQQINGNEYFDYLHETNGIFLANSLMSDFNGPNEKSLQFSYVLNMAPFGVPGLKFNIYKARGWGIDGTHYRGNGYDVRGMQGENHYEYGFGTTYAVQSGPLKNTAIRATYSAHRASAGQADGSLDEFRVVTTLPFSLL, encoded by the coding sequence TTGAAAACAGCCAACACTGCACTGGCCCTGGCCTTGTGCACGTTCATTCCCCTCGCCCATGCCGAGCCGATCAGCCAGGAGCCGCTCTCGGTACAACTGGCCAGCGGTTCAGCGCAAGCCGAGGCACCAGGCTTCATCGCCGGTCAAAGCGTGTCGGGGAGCACGCGCAACTGGTATGGCCGCGAGCATTCGACACGCGGACCACTGTGGCGCTACTACAAGGCCGACGGCACTCGGCACGACAGCCACAGCCGTGAGAACTGGGTACAGGGCACCCTGCTCAACTACAGCTCGGGCTTCACCCAGGGTACGGTGGGCTTTGCCCTGGAAGCGGCCGGCTACCACGCCCTGGCCTTGCAGCAAGGCCGCTCGCGGGTGGCCGGGCCGAACAACCGCACCCTGACCCACAGCGACGGCGACGTGATCGCCCAGTGGAGCAAGCTGGGCCTGGCCAACCTCAAGGCGCGCGTATCCAACACCACCCTCACCGCCGGGCGCCACAGCGTCGACACGCCGGTGATCGCCTACATCGGCAACCGCGCGCTGCCCTCGAGCTTCCAGGGCGTGAGCGTCAACAGCGCCGAATTCGACAACCTGACCTTCGACGCCGGCACCTTCGATCGCGTGTCGCCGCGGACCGAGCAGAGCCTGAGCAAGTTTCGCAGTGAATACGGCGCCGCCGGAGTCGAGACCGATCGGGTCAACATGTTCGGCCTCAATTACCAACCGCTGAAAAGCCTGACCACCAGCCTGTATGCCGCCAACGTCGAAGACTTCTGGAACCAGTACTACTTTGGCGCCAGCCACAGCCTGGGCGACAGCGATGTGCTCAGCCTGGCCACTGGCCTGAACTACTACAAGACCGTCGACAGCGGCCGGCAGAAGCTCGGTGAGATCGACAACGATGCCTACAGCCTGTCGCTGGGCCTGACCCATCAGGCGCACACGTTCTCGGTGGCCTGGCAGCAGATCAACGGCAACGAGTACTTCGACTACCTGCACGAGACCAACGGCATTTTCCTCGCCAACTCACTGATGTCGGACTTCAACGGGCCCAATGAAAAGTCGCTGCAGTTCTCCTACGTGCTGAACATGGCACCCTTCGGCGTGCCGGGGCTCAAGTTCAATATCTACAAGGCCCGCGGCTGGGGCATCGATGGCACCCATTACCGCGGCAATGGCTACGACGTGCGTGGGATGCAGGGGGAAAACCACTATGAATACGGCTTCGGCACCACCTACGCAGTACAGAGCGGGCCGTTGAAAAACACCGCGATTCGCGCCACCTACAGCGCCCACCGCGCCAGTGCCGGTCAGGCCGATGGCAGCCTGGACGAGTTCCGCGTGGTCACCACGCTGCCGTTCAGCCTGCTCTGA
- a CDS encoding ABC transporter substrate-binding protein, translated as MKTLARNALLMTLLLGLADQALAKPLVVCTEASPEGFDTVQYTTAVTGDAAAETLFNRLVEFVPGTTELQPALAERWSVSDDGLVYTFHLRRGVQFHRTAWFSPSRELNADDVLWSFQRQLDPSHPWHSKASVGFPYFESMGFGQLIRSVEKTDDYTVVFTLSRREAPFLHDLAMGFTSIYSAEYGDQLLAAGKTAELNSKPIGTGPFVFQRYSKDAQVRYAANPTYFRGKPPAEALIFVITPDNNVRLQKLRANECQIALYPKPEDVSAIEADPRLKVAGIEAMVTSYVSLNTQRPWLNDVRVRQAINMAVDRQALVEQLFGKGNALPAVNPYPPTLMGYNASLHSLPRDLNKARALLKEAGVPDGTTLTLFTRNGGGPSNPNPRLAAEMLQADLAQIGLRVDIRVMEWAEMLRRAKRGEHDMVAAGWAGDNGDPDNFLAPLLGCEAAKNGENYSRWCDPQFQALIDQARGIIEPAQRAKLYEQALAVYDAAQPWINIAHPKVFTALRDNVEGYVISPTTKNNFATTQVK; from the coding sequence ATGAAGACGCTTGCCCGCAACGCCCTACTGATGACCCTGCTGCTGGGCCTGGCCGATCAGGCGCTGGCCAAGCCGCTGGTGGTCTGCACCGAAGCCAGCCCGGAAGGTTTCGACACCGTCCAGTACACCACCGCCGTCACCGGCGACGCGGCGGCCGAAACCCTGTTCAACCGCCTGGTGGAATTCGTCCCTGGCACCACCGAGTTGCAACCGGCCCTGGCCGAGCGCTGGTCGGTCAGTGACGACGGCCTGGTGTACACCTTTCACCTGCGCCGAGGCGTGCAGTTTCATCGAACCGCCTGGTTCAGCCCCAGCCGTGAACTCAATGCCGACGACGTGCTATGGAGCTTCCAGCGTCAGCTCGACCCAAGCCACCCCTGGCACAGCAAGGCCAGCGTCGGCTTCCCATACTTCGAAAGCATGGGCTTCGGACAACTGATCCGCTCGGTGGAGAAAACCGACGACTACACCGTGGTGTTCACTCTGAGCCGCCGCGAAGCGCCGTTCCTGCATGACTTGGCGATGGGCTTCACCTCCATCTATTCGGCCGAATATGGTGACCAGCTCCTGGCCGCCGGCAAGACCGCCGAGCTCAACAGCAAGCCGATCGGCACCGGGCCGTTCGTGTTCCAGCGCTACAGCAAGGATGCCCAGGTGCGCTACGCCGCCAACCCCACCTACTTCCGCGGCAAGCCACCGGCCGAGGCGCTGATCTTCGTCATCACCCCAGACAACAACGTGCGCCTGCAAAAGCTGCGTGCCAACGAATGCCAGATAGCGCTATACCCCAAACCCGAAGACGTGTCGGCCATCGAAGCCGACCCGCGCCTGAAAGTGGCGGGTATCGAAGCGATGGTCACCAGCTATGTGTCGCTCAACACCCAACGCCCGTGGCTTAACGATGTGCGTGTGCGCCAGGCGATCAACATGGCCGTCGACCGCCAGGCGCTGGTCGAGCAACTGTTCGGCAAGGGCAATGCGCTGCCGGCGGTCAACCCCTACCCGCCGACGCTGATGGGCTACAACGCGAGCCTGCACAGCCTGCCACGCGACCTGAACAAAGCCCGCGCGCTGCTCAAGGAAGCCGGCGTGCCCGACGGCACCACGCTGACCCTGTTCACCCGCAACGGCGGCGGCCCAAGCAACCCCAATCCACGCCTGGCGGCGGAAATGCTTCAGGCCGACCTGGCGCAGATCGGCTTGCGCGTCGACATCCGCGTGATGGAATGGGCGGAAATGCTGCGCCGGGCCAAGCGTGGCGAGCACGACATGGTCGCTGCAGGATGGGCGGGCGATAACGGTGATCCGGACAACTTCCTCGCCCCGCTGCTGGGCTGCGAAGCGGCGAAAAATGGCGAAAACTATTCACGCTGGTGCGACCCGCAATTCCAGGCGTTGATCGACCAGGCACGGGGAATCATCGAACCCGCGCAGCGCGCGAAACTCTATGAGCAAGCGCTGGCGGTGTACGATGCCGCCCAGCCCTGGATCAACATCGCACACCCCAAGGTGTTCACCGCCCTGCGCGACAACGTCGAGGGCTATGTGATCAGCCCAACGACCAAGAACAACTTCGCCACGACCCAGGTGAAGTAA